In Mycolicibacterium alvei, a single window of DNA contains:
- a CDS encoding FadR/GntR family transcriptional regulator: MERVARTSIVDVVVARLRDQIHNGNWPVGTKVPTEAKLVEALGVSRPSVREAVRALVQVGLLESRQGDGTYVVADDEAAVALQQAVDAADDGEVLVVRRALDVLAAQQAARHRTRADVAALRASLVARRAAIADSNMAAFIHHDIAFHVGVARAAHNGLLLMLYKSFENSMRDSILQLNCIAEIGGLHPEFHEVLLVAVERGDHRGAARAAIGVLDDHERLLYAVGS, translated from the coding sequence ATGGAACGGGTCGCACGGACCTCCATAGTCGACGTTGTTGTCGCCAGATTGCGCGACCAGATTCACAACGGCAATTGGCCGGTGGGGACCAAGGTCCCCACCGAGGCGAAACTTGTTGAGGCACTGGGCGTGAGTCGCCCGTCGGTCCGCGAAGCGGTACGGGCACTGGTGCAGGTGGGCCTGTTGGAATCCCGGCAGGGTGACGGCACGTACGTGGTGGCCGACGACGAGGCCGCAGTGGCGCTGCAGCAGGCGGTGGACGCCGCTGACGACGGCGAGGTACTGGTGGTTCGCCGGGCACTCGACGTGTTGGCCGCCCAGCAAGCCGCCCGCCATCGCACCCGGGCGGACGTCGCCGCGTTACGCGCATCGCTCGTCGCTCGTCGTGCCGCCATCGCCGATTCGAATATGGCGGCGTTTATCCACCATGACATCGCCTTTCACGTCGGGGTGGCACGGGCGGCGCACAACGGGCTGTTACTGATGCTGTACAAGAGCTTCGAGAACTCCATGCGCGACTCGATCCTTCAGCTCAACTGCATAGCGGAAATCGGCGGACTGCATCCCGAGTTCCACGAGGTGTTGCTGGTTGCGGTCGAGCGCGGGGATCACCGCGGTGCGGCCCGCGCTGCTATCGGCGTGCTCGACGACCACGAGCGGCTGCTGTACGCGGTCGGCAGCTGA
- a CDS encoding LLM class F420-dependent oxidoreductase: MTRARIDFPSRIGVWWASETWSMPAAQEVAAEIEALGFGSLFLPEVVGKECLTQSAAFLAATRRLVVGTGIANIHVRVPSAAETGARTLTALYPGRFVLGLGVSHGPLVERGLGGVYQKPLATMRDYLDRMAAVPEQIEPGVGRPPRLLAALGPKMIELSGTHADGAHPYLVTPEQTRATREILGADKWIVSEQAVAIGSTDEDQLRRAHAHLDVYSGLPNYRNSWLRQGFDESDLVRGGSDRLARAVVGMGSVESTAKAVTAHLDAGADHVVLQVLGDDMTADPRPALRELAAALALV; this comes from the coding sequence GTGACTCGAGCCAGGATCGATTTCCCCAGCCGCATCGGCGTGTGGTGGGCCAGCGAGACCTGGTCGATGCCAGCCGCGCAGGAGGTCGCTGCCGAGATCGAGGCGTTGGGGTTCGGTTCGCTGTTCCTGCCCGAGGTGGTCGGGAAGGAGTGCCTGACGCAGTCGGCCGCGTTCCTGGCCGCGACCCGACGCCTGGTGGTCGGCACCGGCATCGCCAATATCCACGTCCGGGTGCCGAGTGCGGCCGAGACCGGGGCCCGCACCCTCACCGCGCTGTATCCGGGCCGGTTCGTGCTCGGTCTCGGAGTCAGCCACGGCCCGCTGGTAGAACGCGGTCTGGGTGGTGTGTACCAGAAGCCGCTGGCCACGATGCGCGACTATCTGGACCGGATGGCCGCGGTGCCCGAGCAGATCGAACCGGGTGTCGGCCGTCCGCCGCGACTGCTGGCGGCATTGGGTCCCAAGATGATCGAACTGTCGGGTACGCATGCCGACGGCGCGCACCCCTACCTGGTGACCCCCGAGCAGACCCGGGCCACCCGCGAGATCCTCGGTGCGGACAAGTGGATCGTCTCCGAACAGGCGGTGGCCATCGGCTCTACCGACGAGGATCAGCTCCGCCGCGCCCATGCCCACCTGGATGTCTACAGCGGGCTGCCGAACTACCGGAACTCGTGGCTGCGTCAAGGGTTTGACGAGTCCGATCTGGTACGCGGTGGATCCGACCGGCTGGCCCGTGCGGTGGTGGGGATGGGGTCGGTGGAAAGCACCGCCAAAGCAGTGACGGCCCATCTGGACGCCGGTGCCGACCACGTGGTGCTGCAGGTGCTCGGTGACGATATGACCGCAGATCCCCGGCCCGCGCTACGCGAACTCGCGGCTGCGTTGGCCTTGGTCTAG
- a CDS encoding aerobic carbon-monoxide dehydrogenase large subunit, which produces MTTLENPVNRPEDTASNDAKPCGHGRMLRKEDPRFIRGRGTYVDDITLPGMLHLAILRSPYAHAKIVGIDVTAAQAHPKVKAVVTGADLAEKGLAWMPTLSNDVQAVLATDKVRFQGQEVAFVVAEDRYSARDALELIDVDYEPLDPVIDVRHALDADAPVIRTDLEGKSDNHCFDWETGDAAATEAVFAKADVVVKQEMVYPRVHPAPMETCGAVADLDPVSGKLTLWSTSQAPHAHRTLYALVAGLPEHKIRVISPDIGGGFGNKVPIYPGYVCAIVGSLLLGKPVKWMEDRSENLTSTGFARDYIMVGEIAATSDGKILAIRTNVLADHGAFNGTAAPVKYPAGFFGVFTGSYDIEAAYCHMTAVYTNKAPGGVAYACSFRITEAVYLVERLVDCLAFELEVDPAQLRLRNLLKPEQFPYRSKTGWVYDSGDYETTMRLAMEMIDYEGLRAEQKEKRARGELMGIGISFFTEAVGAGPRKDMDILGLGMADGCELRVHPTGKAVVRLSVQTQGQGHETTFAQIVAEELGIPPEDIDVVHGDTDQTPFGLGTYGSRSTPVSGAAAALVARKVRDKARIIASGMLEASVADLEWEKGSFHVKGDPTASVTIADIAMRAHGAGDLPDGIEGGLDAQICYNPENLTYPYGAYFCVVDVDPGTAVVKVRRFLAVDDCGTRINPMIIEGQVHGGLVDGIGMALMEMIAFDEDGNCLGGSLMDYLIPTAMEVPHFETGHTVTPSPHHPIGAKGIGESATVGSPPAVVNAVIDALAPFGVRHADMPLTPSRVWEAMRGNATPPI; this is translated from the coding sequence ATGACCACGCTGGAGAACCCGGTCAACCGGCCCGAGGACACCGCATCCAACGATGCCAAGCCCTGCGGTCACGGCCGGATGCTGCGCAAGGAGGATCCGAGGTTCATCCGGGGCCGGGGCACCTACGTCGACGACATCACTCTGCCCGGCATGCTGCACCTGGCGATCCTGCGGTCCCCCTACGCGCACGCCAAGATCGTCGGCATCGATGTGACTGCGGCCCAGGCGCACCCGAAGGTCAAGGCGGTGGTGACCGGTGCCGACCTCGCGGAAAAGGGCCTGGCCTGGATGCCGACGCTGTCCAACGACGTGCAGGCGGTACTGGCCACCGACAAGGTGCGGTTCCAGGGTCAGGAGGTGGCCTTCGTCGTCGCCGAGGACCGGTACTCGGCGCGAGATGCGCTGGAACTCATCGACGTCGACTACGAACCGTTGGATCCGGTGATCGACGTCCGGCACGCACTGGACGCGGATGCGCCGGTGATCCGTACCGATCTGGAAGGCAAATCCGACAACCACTGCTTCGACTGGGAGACCGGGGACGCCGCGGCCACCGAGGCGGTGTTCGCCAAGGCCGACGTGGTGGTCAAACAGGAGATGGTCTATCCACGGGTGCATCCCGCGCCGATGGAAACCTGTGGGGCGGTAGCCGATCTGGACCCGGTGTCCGGCAAGCTGACGCTGTGGTCCACCTCCCAGGCTCCGCACGCGCACCGCACCCTGTACGCGCTGGTGGCCGGACTGCCCGAACACAAGATCCGGGTGATCTCGCCCGATATCGGTGGCGGCTTCGGTAACAAGGTGCCGATCTATCCCGGCTATGTGTGCGCCATCGTCGGCTCGCTGCTGCTCGGCAAGCCGGTGAAGTGGATGGAGGACCGTAGCGAGAACCTCACCAGCACCGGCTTCGCCCGCGACTACATCATGGTCGGCGAGATCGCCGCGACCTCCGACGGCAAGATCCTGGCCATCCGCACCAACGTGCTGGCCGACCACGGTGCGTTCAACGGCACCGCGGCCCCGGTGAAATATCCCGCCGGTTTCTTCGGGGTGTTCACCGGCAGCTACGACATCGAGGCCGCCTACTGTCACATGACCGCGGTCTACACCAACAAGGCACCCGGCGGGGTGGCCTATGCCTGCTCGTTCCGCATCACCGAGGCCGTCTACCTCGTCGAGCGGCTGGTGGACTGCCTGGCCTTCGAGCTCGAAGTGGATCCTGCCCAGCTGCGGTTGCGAAACCTGTTGAAACCAGAGCAGTTTCCCTACCGGAGCAAGACCGGGTGGGTGTATGACTCCGGTGACTACGAGACGACCATGCGCCTGGCGATGGAGATGATCGACTACGAGGGGCTGCGCGCCGAGCAGAAGGAGAAGCGGGCCCGCGGCGAGCTCATGGGCATCGGCATCTCGTTCTTCACCGAGGCGGTGGGTGCGGGCCCGCGCAAGGACATGGACATCCTCGGGCTCGGGATGGCCGACGGCTGCGAACTGCGGGTGCACCCCACCGGAAAAGCAGTGGTGCGCCTGAGCGTTCAGACCCAGGGACAGGGCCACGAGACGACGTTCGCGCAGATCGTCGCCGAGGAGCTCGGCATCCCGCCCGAGGACATCGACGTGGTGCACGGCGACACCGACCAGACCCCGTTCGGTCTGGGCACCTATGGCAGCCGGTCCACGCCGGTATCAGGTGCGGCAGCCGCGCTCGTGGCGCGCAAGGTCCGGGACAAGGCCAGGATCATCGCGTCGGGCATGCTGGAGGCCTCGGTGGCCGACCTGGAATGGGAGAAGGGCTCGTTCCACGTCAAGGGTGACCCCACCGCATCGGTCACGATCGCCGATATCGCGATGCGCGCCCACGGGGCCGGCGACCTCCCGGACGGTATCGAAGGCGGCCTGGACGCCCAGATCTGTTACAACCCGGAGAATCTCACCTATCCCTACGGTGCCTACTTCTGCGTCGTCGACGTCGACCCCGGTACCGCGGTGGTGAAGGTGCGCCGATTCCTCGCGGTCGACGACTGTGGTACGCGGATCAATCCGATGATCATCGAAGGGCAGGTGCACGGTGGCCTGGTCGACGGAATCGGCATGGCACTGATGGAGATGATCGCCTTCGACGAGGACGGCAACTGCCTGGGCGGCTCGTTGATGGACTATCTGATTCCCACCGCGATGGAGGTACCGCACTTCGAGACGGGCCACACCGTGACGCCCTCGCCGCATCATCCGATCGGCGCCAAGGGGATCGGCGAATCGGCCACGGTCGGATCGCCGCCCGCCGTGGTCAACGCCGTGATCGATGCGTTGGCACCGTTCGGGGTGCGGCACGCCGACATGCCGCTGACCCCGTCTCGGGTGTGGGAAGCCATGCGGGGCAACGCCACGCCCCCGATCTAG
- a CDS encoding FAD binding domain-containing protein, translated as MQVPGPFEYERATSVDQAVGLLDRLGEDARIVAGGHSLLPMMKLRIANPEYLVDINDLAAELGYIVTDPTQVRLGAMVRHCQALESDPLAAVCPIFRDAERAIADPVVRNRGTVGGSLCQADPAEDLTTVCTVLSAVCLVRGPAGEREIPIDDFLVGPYETAIAHNEMLIEVRIPVRHNTASAYAKVERRVGDWAVAAAGAQVTLDGEEIKAARLGLTAVNADPDALRSVSESLVGRPAVEETFAAAGAAAAQACEPVSDMRGSADYKRHLASELTIRTLRTSVDRVRNTPVLEGN; from the coding sequence ATGCAAGTTCCGGGCCCATTCGAGTACGAACGCGCAACCAGTGTCGACCAGGCGGTCGGCCTGCTGGACAGATTGGGGGAGGACGCCAGGATCGTCGCAGGCGGCCACAGCCTGCTGCCGATGATGAAGCTGCGCATCGCCAACCCCGAGTACCTCGTCGACATCAACGACCTCGCCGCCGAGCTCGGCTACATCGTCACCGACCCCACCCAGGTGCGGCTCGGGGCGATGGTCCGCCACTGCCAGGCGCTTGAGTCGGATCCGCTGGCTGCGGTGTGCCCGATCTTCCGGGACGCCGAGCGGGCCATCGCCGACCCGGTGGTTCGCAACCGCGGCACGGTGGGCGGTTCGTTGTGCCAGGCCGACCCGGCCGAGGATCTGACCACGGTGTGCACGGTGCTGAGCGCGGTCTGCCTGGTCCGCGGACCGGCCGGGGAGCGCGAGATCCCCATCGACGACTTCCTGGTCGGCCCGTATGAAACCGCGATCGCGCACAACGAGATGCTGATCGAGGTACGCATCCCGGTGCGGCACAACACCGCCAGCGCCTATGCCAAGGTCGAACGTCGGGTGGGGGACTGGGCGGTCGCGGCGGCCGGGGCCCAGGTAACCCTGGACGGGGAGGAGATCAAGGCCGCCCGGTTGGGCCTGACCGCGGTGAATGCCGATCCCGATGCGCTGCGGTCGGTGTCGGAGTCCCTGGTGGGCCGGCCGGCGGTCGAGGAGACCTTCGCCGCGGCCGGTGCGGCGGCCGCGCAGGCCTGTGAGCCGGTCAGCGATATGCGCGGCAGTGCCGACTACAAGCGGCACCTGGCATCCGAGCTGACCATCCGCACCTTGCGCACCTCGGTCGACCGGGTTCGCAATACCCCTGTCCTGGAAGGGAATTGA
- a CDS encoding LysR family transcriptional regulator has product MTPAQLRAFSAVVRLGSVRAAAEELGVSDAGVSMHVAQLRKELDDPLFTRTASGLAFTPGGLRLASRAVEILGLQQQTAIEVTEAAHGRRLLRIAASSAFAEHAAPGLIELFSSRADDLSVELSVHPASRFGYLIASRAVDIALGPPPQGNGHDLAVRPFLKYQVITVTTPDNPLAGRAPTPALLREQPWMLGPSGGSADGEIATMLRQLAIPEARQRIFQSDAAALEEAQRVGGVMPTIGFAVAKDLSSGRLVHIKGSGLQIAGEWFASTLPPAARQPAVSELVRFITTPRCTQAMIRGSGVGVTRFRPKVHVTLWS; this is encoded by the coding sequence GTGACACCTGCGCAACTACGGGCGTTTTCGGCAGTCGTCCGACTGGGCTCGGTTCGGGCCGCCGCCGAAGAACTGGGCGTCTCCGATGCCGGGGTCTCGATGCACGTCGCCCAACTACGCAAGGAACTCGACGACCCGCTGTTCACCAGGACCGCATCCGGCCTGGCATTCACCCCGGGCGGCCTGCGGTTGGCCAGTCGCGCCGTCGAGATCCTCGGACTTCAGCAGCAGACCGCCATCGAGGTCACCGAGGCCGCCCACGGCAGGAGGCTGCTGCGTATCGCGGCGTCCAGCGCATTCGCCGAGCATGCCGCGCCGGGGCTCATCGAACTGTTTTCCTCACGCGCAGACGATCTTTCGGTCGAGCTCAGTGTGCACCCGGCTAGCCGGTTCGGCTATCTGATCGCCTCCCGGGCCGTCGACATCGCGCTCGGTCCGCCCCCGCAAGGCAACGGTCATGATCTCGCTGTTCGCCCGTTCCTGAAGTATCAGGTCATCACGGTCACCACACCCGACAATCCGCTCGCCGGCCGCGCCCCCACCCCGGCCCTGCTGCGTGAACAGCCGTGGATGCTGGGCCCGTCCGGCGGCAGCGCGGACGGCGAGATCGCCACCATGCTGCGGCAGCTGGCGATACCCGAAGCGCGGCAACGCATCTTCCAGAGCGATGCGGCCGCCCTCGAGGAGGCTCAGCGCGTCGGCGGGGTCATGCCGACGATCGGATTCGCCGTTGCGAAGGATCTCAGCAGCGGACGCCTGGTGCACATCAAGGGATCCGGTCTGCAGATCGCCGGGGAATGGTTCGCCTCAACGCTGCCCCCGGCCGCCCGTCAACCGGCGGTGTCCGAACTGGTGCGGTTCATCACCACCCCGCGGTGCACGCAGGCGATGATCCGCGGCAGCGGCGTCGGAGTCACCCGGTTTCGCCCGAAAGTGCATGTGACCCTGTGGAGTTGA
- a CDS encoding XdhC family protein: protein MRDVLSTLLAVWRAGGTAGVGTVVRTFRSAPRPAGASMVVGPDGTVTGSVSGGCVEGAVYDLATEVIATGTPILQRYGVSDDDAFEVGLTCGGILDVFVEPVSQSTFRQLEAIADDIEAHRPVAVATVIAHPDASWVGRRLVVHNDRVDGELGSARADAAITDDARGLLAAGRSEVLVYGPDGQRRGEGMQVFVAGHAPRPRMLVFGAIDFAAAVARQGAFLGYRVTVCDARPVFATSARFPTADEVVVDWPHRYLAAQVGAGAIDARTVICVLTHDPKFDVPLLEVALRIPDVAYIGAMGSRRTHEDRLARLREVGMTEAELARLSSPIGLDLGGRTPEETAVSIAAEIIARRWGGGGRPLAEGGGRIHHEQGERESLPAS, encoded by the coding sequence GTGAGGGATGTGCTGAGCACCTTGTTAGCGGTTTGGCGGGCAGGTGGTACCGCCGGCGTCGGGACGGTGGTGCGGACCTTCCGGTCGGCCCCGCGCCCGGCCGGTGCGTCGATGGTCGTCGGCCCCGACGGCACGGTCACCGGGTCGGTCTCGGGTGGGTGCGTCGAGGGCGCCGTCTACGATCTGGCCACCGAGGTGATCGCCACCGGCACCCCGATCCTGCAGCGCTACGGTGTCAGCGACGACGACGCCTTCGAGGTCGGTCTCACCTGCGGTGGGATCCTCGACGTGTTCGTGGAGCCGGTGTCTCAGAGCACGTTTCGTCAACTCGAAGCCATCGCCGATGACATCGAGGCGCATCGTCCGGTTGCCGTCGCCACGGTGATCGCCCATCCTGACGCGTCGTGGGTCGGTCGGCGGTTGGTGGTGCACAACGACCGGGTGGACGGGGAGCTGGGGTCGGCACGCGCCGACGCCGCGATCACCGACGACGCGCGGGGTCTGCTGGCGGCCGGCCGAAGTGAGGTGCTGGTCTACGGCCCCGACGGGCAGCGCCGCGGCGAGGGCATGCAGGTGTTCGTCGCCGGCCACGCGCCGCGGCCCCGGATGCTGGTGTTCGGTGCCATCGACTTCGCGGCGGCGGTGGCCCGCCAGGGCGCGTTCCTGGGCTACCGGGTCACGGTGTGCGATGCCCGCCCGGTGTTCGCCACCTCGGCGCGATTCCCCACCGCCGACGAGGTGGTGGTGGACTGGCCGCACCGCTACCTGGCGGCTCAGGTCGGGGCGGGGGCGATCGATGCCCGCACGGTGATCTGCGTGCTGACCCATGACCCCAAGTTCGACGTGCCACTGCTGGAGGTGGCGCTGCGGATACCCGACGTCGCCTACATCGGTGCGATGGGCTCGCGGCGCACCCACGAGGACCGATTGGCGCGGTTGCGCGAGGTCGGGATGACCGAAGCGGAGTTGGCCCGGTTGTCCAGTCCGATCGGACTCGACCTCGGCGGCCGCACCCCCGAGGAGACCGCTGTGTCGATCGCCGCGGAGATCATCGCCCGCCGCTGGGGCGGTGGGGGCCGACCGTTGGCCGAGGGCGGTGGCCGCATCCACCACGAGCAGGGCGAACGCGAGTCGCTACCAGCCAGTTAA
- a CDS encoding XdhC family protein has product MSLTERVAQLRRDRTPFVHATVVRAQQPTSAHPGDEAILLADGTIEGFVGGHCAQNSVRKAALGALQVGESVLLRVLPDGDVHFPEAPGACVVVNPCLSGGALEIFLAPEVPAPLVRIVGGTPVAQAMVELCAMLGYDVQRAETAESADFADATAVVIASLGGPEADVIRAALDAGVGYIGLVASRVRGASILSALALSEAESARVHTPVGLAIGARTPAEIAVSVVAEVIQGIRVGGLAVRTSGPAPQSTTSSEPHCGSHDH; this is encoded by the coding sequence ATGTCACTCACCGAACGCGTAGCGCAACTGCGACGGGACCGCACCCCGTTCGTCCACGCGACCGTGGTGCGGGCGCAGCAGCCCACCTCCGCGCACCCGGGAGACGAGGCGATCCTGTTGGCGGACGGCACCATCGAGGGATTCGTCGGCGGCCACTGCGCGCAGAACTCGGTACGCAAGGCCGCCCTCGGGGCCCTTCAGGTCGGCGAGAGTGTGCTGCTGCGGGTGCTGCCCGACGGCGATGTCCATTTCCCGGAGGCGCCGGGAGCGTGCGTGGTGGTCAATCCGTGTCTGTCCGGGGGCGCCCTGGAGATCTTCCTGGCGCCCGAGGTGCCGGCCCCGTTGGTGCGCATCGTCGGTGGGACCCCGGTCGCACAGGCCATGGTCGAGTTGTGCGCCATGCTCGGCTATGACGTGCAGCGCGCGGAGACGGCCGAATCCGCCGACTTCGCCGATGCCACCGCGGTGGTGATCGCGAGCCTCGGCGGGCCCGAGGCGGACGTGATCAGGGCTGCGCTCGACGCGGGCGTGGGCTACATCGGCTTGGTGGCCAGCCGGGTCCGGGGTGCCTCCATTCTGTCCGCGCTGGCATTGTCGGAGGCCGAGTCCGCCCGGGTGCACACCCCGGTCGGGTTGGCGATCGGAGCGCGGACGCCTGCCGAGATCGCGGTGTCGGTGGTGGCCGAGGTGATCCAGGGGATCCGGGTCGGCGGATTGGCGGTACGTACCTCCGGTCCGGCGCCGCAGTCGACCACGTCGAGCGAGCCTCACTGCGGGTCGCATGACCACTGA
- a CDS encoding AAA family ATPase, producing MTTDPVFGDVGDVVRRFDANDYLLDEGTATAIYLAVTLGRPLLLEGEPGVGKTTAAKTLAAVLDTPLVRLQCYEGLTAAEALYDWNYQRQLLAIRLSEARGAGAIEEADLYTEAYLVDRPILQCVRHRGPTPPVLLVDEIDRADDEFEALLLEFLGESAVTVPELGTFVAQRPPIVVLTSNRSRDLHDALRRRCLYHWIEYPQRAQAVAIVRRTVPGASDALIEQAAQFVGAVRDLDLDKPPGIAEAIDWVAALVALGVGDLVAPAAAGTLGALAKTPDDAGLLRDAMMELRGSPL from the coding sequence ATGACCACTGATCCGGTATTCGGCGACGTCGGTGATGTGGTGCGGCGCTTCGACGCCAACGACTATCTGCTCGACGAGGGCACCGCAACGGCGATCTATCTCGCGGTCACCCTGGGGCGCCCGCTGCTGCTGGAGGGGGAACCCGGCGTCGGTAAGACCACCGCCGCCAAAACCCTTGCCGCAGTGCTTGATACACCACTAGTCCGGCTGCAGTGCTACGAGGGTCTGACCGCCGCCGAGGCCCTCTACGACTGGAACTATCAACGGCAGCTGCTGGCGATCCGGTTGTCGGAGGCGCGCGGGGCCGGCGCTATCGAGGAGGCCGACCTCTATACCGAGGCGTATCTCGTCGACCGGCCGATCCTGCAGTGCGTCCGTCACCGCGGGCCCACCCCGCCGGTGCTTCTCGTCGATGAGATCGACCGCGCCGACGACGAATTCGAGGCATTGCTGCTGGAGTTTCTCGGTGAATCCGCGGTCACGGTGCCCGAATTGGGAACCTTCGTCGCGCAGCGGCCACCGATCGTGGTCCTGACCTCGAACCGCAGCCGTGACCTTCACGATGCGTTGCGCAGGCGGTGTCTCTACCACTGGATCGAATACCCGCAGCGTGCCCAGGCCGTGGCGATCGTGCGCCGCACCGTGCCGGGGGCCTCCGATGCGCTGATCGAGCAGGCTGCCCAATTCGTAGGTGCAGTACGGGATCTCGACCTCGACAAGCCGCCGGGTATCGCCGAGGCCATCGACTGGGTGGCCGCGCTGGTCGCGCTGGGGGTCGGTGACCTCGTCGCGCCTGCCGCGGCCGGCACGCTCGGCGCGCTGGCCAAAACCCCCGACGACGCCGGACTGCTGCGTGACGCCATGATGGAACTGAGAGGAAGTCCCCTATGA
- a CDS encoding (2Fe-2S)-binding protein — MQVNMTVNGEAVSAEVEPRMLLVHFLRDQLGLTGTHWGCDTSNCGTCVVAVDGEPVKSCTMLAAMAAGHAVRTVEGMEVDGRLDPVQEGFMQCHGLQCGFCTPGMMITARALLDRNPDPTEDEIREAISGQICRCTGYTTIVRSVQWAARHAGESTADEEITA, encoded by the coding sequence ATGCAGGTCAACATGACCGTCAACGGTGAAGCGGTGAGCGCCGAGGTCGAACCGCGCATGCTGCTGGTGCACTTCCTGCGTGACCAGCTCGGCCTGACCGGGACGCACTGGGGTTGCGATACGTCGAACTGCGGAACCTGTGTCGTCGCGGTGGACGGTGAACCGGTGAAATCCTGCACGATGCTGGCCGCGATGGCCGCCGGGCATGCGGTCCGGACCGTCGAGGGCATGGAGGTGGACGGACGGCTCGACCCCGTGCAGGAGGGCTTCATGCAGTGCCACGGCCTGCAGTGCGGGTTCTGCACCCCGGGCATGATGATCACCGCCCGCGCCCTGCTCGACCGCAACCCCGACCCCACCGAAGACGAGATCCGCGAAGCGATTTCGGGTCAGATATGCCGCTGCACCGGCTACACCACCATCGTGCGATCGGTGCAGTGGGCCGCCCGGCACGCCGGCGAGTCGACTGCGGATGAGGAGATCACAGCATGA
- a CDS encoding SRPBCC family protein codes for MKIANEFAVSVPIDDAWNLLTDLEQVVPLMPGAALTGQDGEDVLGKVKIKVGPVTSEFNGKVRFVEQDRDGYRAVIDAKGRETRGTGNAAATVTATLHDAGQTTRVTVDTDLKIVGKLAQFGSGMLQQVSEKLLGQFVESLEAKLAADGSADEPAEQSAERPADRPASTTAAPAAEPAPIDLLDLAGGTALKKYGPRVAGAFLLAALLFTIGRLRMARNAARRRP; via the coding sequence ATGAAGATCGCCAACGAGTTCGCGGTCAGCGTGCCGATCGATGACGCGTGGAACCTGCTCACCGATCTCGAGCAGGTGGTGCCGCTGATGCCCGGCGCGGCGTTGACCGGCCAGGACGGCGAGGACGTACTGGGCAAGGTCAAGATCAAGGTCGGGCCGGTGACCAGTGAGTTCAACGGCAAGGTGCGCTTCGTCGAGCAGGACCGCGACGGATACCGGGCCGTGATCGACGCCAAGGGCCGGGAGACCCGCGGAACCGGCAACGCCGCCGCCACCGTCACCGCCACACTGCACGACGCGGGGCAGACGACCCGGGTGACCGTCGACACCGACCTGAAGATCGTGGGCAAGCTCGCGCAGTTCGGCAGCGGCATGCTGCAGCAGGTGTCCGAGAAGCTGCTGGGTCAGTTCGTCGAATCGTTGGAGGCCAAACTCGCCGCCGACGGATCCGCCGACGAACCTGCCGAGCAGTCCGCCGAGCGACCCGCCGACCGGCCGGCATCGACCACCGCCGCCCCCGCGGCCGAACCCGCACCCATCGACCTGCTCGACCTTGCCGGTGGCACTGCGCTGAAGAAGTACGGTCCTCGCGTGGCCGGGGCCTTCCTGCTGGCGGCGCTGCTGTTCACCATCGGCCGGTTGCGAATGGCCAGAAACGCGGCCCGCCGCCGCCCATGA